In a single window of the Nicotiana tomentosiformis chromosome 8, ASM39032v3, whole genome shotgun sequence genome:
- the LOC138897457 gene encoding uncharacterized protein: MSGRQSAEASPYVVTGILTVQTHDVYALIDHGSTLSYATPYVAMEFGIKPKQLLEPFSVSTPVGESIVAARVYWGCVVTVRGWDTVADLFELGMVDFDVIMGMDWLYSYVAKLDCRTRTVRFEFPNEPVIEWKGDNVLLKGRFISYLKATKMINTGCIYHLVRVTDTVAEAPTLKSVLVVNEFPGVFPDELTGIPPDKEIDFGVDMMLGT, encoded by the coding sequence atgagtggtcgccagagtgcagaAGCTTCTCCatatgttgtcacaggtatattaactGTCCAAAcacatgatgtatatgctcttattgatcacggttccaccttgtcctatgctaccccttatgttgctatggaatttgggataaaaccgaaACAACTTCttgagccattctctgtatctactccggttggagagtctattgtggccgcacgaGTTTattggggttgtgttgtcacggtgcgtggttgggacaccgtggccgatctcttcgaattggggatggttgattttgatgtaattatgggaatggattggctttattcatatgTTGCTAAGCTTgactgccgaactagaactgtgaggtttgaatttcctaatgagcctgttattgagtggaagggtgataaTGTGTtgctgaagggtaggtttatttcttaccttaaggccacaaagatgattaacacggggtgtatctatcacttgGTACGAGTTACGGACACCGTTGCAGAGGCACCTACACTCAAATCGGTgctagttgtgaatgaatttccaggggtctttcctgatgaactcactgggattccgccagataaggagattgattttggggttgATATGATGCTAGGCACGTAG